A single genomic interval of Musa acuminata AAA Group cultivar baxijiao chromosome BXJ3-4, Cavendish_Baxijiao_AAA, whole genome shotgun sequence harbors:
- the LOC103981362 gene encoding serine/arginine-rich SC35-like splicing factor SCL33, giving the protein MRGRSYSCSPSPPRGYERRGRSPSPRGRYGGRGRDLPTSLLVRNLRRDCRPEDLRRQFGQFGPLKDIYLPRDYYTGEPRGFGFVQYVDPADAADAKYHMDRQVLLGRELTVVFAEENRKKPLEMRARQRRGRDHRRSPRHPRSPRYSHSRSRSPQCSRPARGRFRSQSHSYDSPSPNHRHHSRSVSPRNGKPNPERSCSHSPPGSRSRSRSPGDLPE; this is encoded by the exons ATGAGAGGCAGAAGCTACAGTTGCAGTCCGTCACCACCAAGGGGTTATGAGAGAAGAGGACGTAGTCCGAGCCCTAGAGGTCGCTATGGTGGGCGTGGTAGAGATCTCCCAACCAGCCTTCTAGTTAGGAATCTTCGCCGTGACTGCAG ACCTGAGGACCTCCGTAGGCAGTTTGGGCAATTTGGTCCACTGAAGGATATCTATCTGCCGCGTGATTATTACACTGG AGAGCCACGAGGGTTTGGGTTTGTCCAATATGTCGATCCGGCTGATGCAGCTGACGCTAAGTATCACATGGACAGGCAAGTTCTTCTTGGCAGAGAATTAACCGTCGTATTTGCAGAGGAGAACAGAAAAAAGCCTTTGGAGATGAGGGCAAGACAAAGAAG GGGTCGTGATCATCGAAGATCACCTCGACACCCGCGGTCTCCTCGCTATTCCCACTCCCGATCTCGCTCACCGCAATGTTCTCGACCAGCACGTGGTAGATTCCGCTCTCAGAGCCATAGTTATGATTCTCCTTCGCCAAATCACAGGCATCATTCAAG GTCTGTTTCACCCCGCAATGGAAAGCCGAACCCGGAGAGGTCATGTTCCCACTCACCTCCAGGCAGCAGATCACGAAGTAGGAGTCCTGGAGATTTACCGGAGTAA